The following proteins are co-located in the Clostridiales bacterium genome:
- a CDS encoding zinc-binding dehydrogenase encodes MKSKTAFLHKPHDLRIEEVELAPLKPNQVLIQVGACGICGSDVECFEGKSAEGRYDIAPYTPGHEWGGKIVEVGSGVSTLKAGMKVTGDCVMACGVCQNCKDGLMPSACLNMREIGFRPDSPGGMGEYMIVEEQYVHQIPDDWSYAMGAWVETFSIGYFGLWGNGGYIDASDTAVIFGVGPVGISATMAAKTSGATVIVVDPIPSRRELALKYGADHVVDPTAGNLKEQIDKLTNGSGPSVIAEASGNDTAIASIFDIAGHSCRIHLIGHSIGRKVPVELGWTIWKTLKINGSGGTKDFGQRTIRFMSAIKDKYDFDALNTHYFSFDKLHEAMDTAINEKDTAFKVMLQFPID; translated from the coding sequence ATGAAATCCAAGACTGCTTTTCTGCATAAGCCACACGATCTTCGAATCGAAGAAGTTGAACTTGCTCCTCTGAAACCCAATCAGGTCCTGATTCAGGTAGGTGCCTGCGGCATTTGCGGCTCCGACGTAGAATGTTTTGAAGGGAAATCCGCTGAAGGACGATATGACATTGCTCCTTATACTCCCGGACACGAATGGGGAGGAAAAATTGTTGAGGTTGGTTCCGGTGTATCCACACTGAAGGCTGGCATGAAGGTTACAGGTGACTGTGTTATGGCCTGCGGCGTATGTCAGAACTGCAAAGATGGTTTGATGCCCTCTGCGTGTCTGAATATGAGAGAAATCGGCTTTCGTCCTGACTCTCCCGGAGGAATGGGCGAGTACATGATCGTAGAAGAACAGTATGTCCACCAGATTCCAGACGACTGGTCCTATGCCATGGGCGCTTGGGTTGAAACCTTCTCCATCGGCTATTTCGGGCTTTGGGGCAACGGCGGTTACATCGATGCTTCTGATACAGCAGTAATCTTCGGAGTAGGACCTGTAGGTATTTCTGCGACTATGGCTGCAAAAACATCCGGAGCAACGGTAATCGTAGTAGATCCTATTCCTTCCAGAAGAGAACTGGCTTTGAAATATGGAGCTGACCATGTTGTTGATCCTACAGCCGGCAATTTAAAAGAGCAGATCGACAAGCTCACAAACGGCAGCGGTCCTTCTGTTATTGCAGAAGCATCCGGCAACGATACTGCGATTGCATCCATCTTTGACATTGCAGGCCATAGCTGCAGAATTCATCTCATCGGACACTCCATCGGCAGAAAGGTTCCAGTAGAATTGGGCTGGACCATCTGGAAAACCTTGAAGATCAACGGTTCCGGAGGTACAAAAGACTTTGGTCAGAGAACCATCCGTTTCATGAGCGCCATCAAGGACAAGTATGATTTTGATGCTTTGAATACCCACTATTTCAGCTTTGATAAGCTGCACGAAGCAATGGACACCGCAATCAATGAGAAGGATACTGCGTTCAAAGTAATGCTCCAGTTCCCCATTGACTAA
- a CDS encoding creatininase family protein — MVPEKKWLFTEDPNIMFEGDNAVGQMKKQIWDASEEEIDAILEEYGIPSPSELGVAGTYIQNTPRATQIEKRRKNDIVFVPIGCTENHGMHANTGLDTFMCTQILEGVRRFTAKQGHEVNLAFTPLNYGGHPYHHIGMPGTVIMPEEVVKESLIYCMLGLWNDGYRKIIFVNNHGHLWMLESAIHEFCKRYQLPGIFRVIEWHRAVREFFYPTNRKNSLETNFIHADEAETAVALLMFKEMIDMNVVQDADGKALLPDGHMDKSVDPYRRPCRWSEGEGHAAIERAATPEGIVGKPSQATADKAKRPIAAILKYLTLLHDEILEAYPAGTVPPVDQITLRKPEDMEPFLREPLSEGWKSVDELPRIGIFERL, encoded by the coding sequence ATGGTACCTGAAAAAAAATGGTTATTTACTGAAGACCCAAACATCATGTTTGAGGGTGACAATGCAGTCGGTCAAATGAAGAAACAGATCTGGGATGCTTCTGAAGAAGAGATCGATGCAATCCTTGAGGAGTATGGAATCCCATCCCCTTCCGAGCTTGGCGTAGCTGGAACTTATATTCAGAATACCCCCCGGGCAACACAGATTGAGAAAAGAAGAAAAAATGACATCGTATTCGTGCCAATCGGATGTACAGAAAACCATGGCATGCACGCCAACACTGGTCTTGATACCTTTATGTGTACTCAGATTCTTGAAGGCGTAAGAAGATTTACTGCTAAGCAGGGACATGAAGTGAACCTTGCATTCACACCACTGAACTACGGCGGCCATCCTTATCATCATATCGGGATGCCCGGAACAGTAATCATGCCGGAGGAAGTTGTTAAAGAATCCTTAATTTACTGCATGCTCGGACTGTGGAACGATGGCTACAGAAAGATCATCTTTGTGAATAACCACGGACATCTGTGGATGCTGGAATCAGCAATACACGAGTTCTGCAAAAGATATCAGCTTCCAGGTATCTTCAGAGTCATCGAGTGGCACAGAGCGGTCAGAGAATTCTTCTATCCCACAAACCGCAAGAACAGCCTTGAGACCAACTTCATCCACGCTGATGAAGCAGAAACTGCAGTTGCTCTGCTGATGTTTAAGGAAATGATTGACATGAACGTTGTACAGGATGCAGACGGAAAAGCGCTTCTGCCTGACGGTCATATGGACAAATCCGTAGATCCTTACAGAAGACCCTGCAGATGGTCTGAAGGAGAAGGCCACGCAGCGATTGAAAGAGCTGCCACTCCTGAAGGTATCGTAGGCAAGCCTTCTCAGGCTACAGCAGACAAGGCGAAAAGACCGATTGCTGCAATCCTGAAATACCTGACACTGCTTCATGACGAAATTCTCGAAGCATACCCTGCTGGAACCGTTCCGCCGGTAGATCAGATCACTCTGCGTAAGCCGGAAGATATGGAGCCATTCCTGAGAGAGCCTCTCAGCGAAGGTTGGAAATCCGTAGACGAGCTTCCAAGAATCGGAATCTTCGAAAGACTCTAG
- a CDS encoding sugar ABC transporter substrate-binding protein — protein MKKILAILLVLVLALGMFTACGGGADKETPADGGTKTIGFASCNLNDTFQTYVVDAATAKAQELGYKLDVQDAQEDVVKQQDQVNTMIQQGYDAIMVVPVDTAAMGPITDAVTAAGIPLVYVNRNPFGTDNPPEGVYYVGSQEIVAGQLQGQFLVDKMGTKGGVGILMGILSNEGAVKRTEGNEEVLAQYPDVKILAKESGEWQYDKGMSITENWLTAYGNDLNAILANNDGMAIGALQALEAAGRDDVIVVGVDAIPDAVNLVAEGKLDATVLQDAEGQGAGGVDVAVKAATDAAPEAVTWIDFVLVTPDNVADFQ, from the coding sequence ATGAAAAAGATACTTGCAATTTTGCTGGTACTCGTACTCGCCCTTGGAATGTTCACCGCATGCGGCGGCGGAGCTGACAAAGAGACTCCTGCTGATGGCGGAACAAAAACAATCGGATTTGCATCCTGCAATCTGAATGACACATTCCAGACTTACGTTGTTGATGCGGCTACCGCAAAAGCTCAGGAACTCGGATATAAACTCGACGTTCAGGATGCGCAGGAAGACGTAGTAAAACAGCAGGATCAGGTTAACACAATGATCCAGCAGGGTTATGATGCGATCATGGTAGTTCCGGTTGATACCGCAGCTATGGGTCCGATCACTGACGCTGTTACAGCTGCAGGAATTCCACTGGTATACGTTAACAGAAACCCCTTCGGAACAGACAACCCACCGGAAGGCGTATACTATGTAGGTTCACAGGAAATCGTTGCTGGTCAGCTCCAGGGTCAGTTCCTTGTTGACAAAATGGGAACAAAAGGCGGAGTTGGAATCCTGATGGGAATCCTGAGCAATGAAGGTGCTGTAAAGAGAACTGAAGGAAACGAAGAAGTTCTTGCTCAGTATCCTGATGTCAAGATCCTTGCAAAAGAGTCCGGCGAATGGCAGTATGACAAAGGTATGTCCATTACCGAAAACTGGCTCACTGCTTATGGCAATGATCTGAATGCGATTCTTGCTAACAATGACGGTATGGCTATCGGTGCTCTTCAGGCTCTTGAAGCTGCTGGAAGAGATGATGTTATCGTCGTTGGTGTAGATGCTATTCCTGATGCTGTTAATTTAGTAGCAGAAGGTAAATTGGATGCTACTGTACTTCAGGATGCTGAAGGACAGGGCGCAGGTGGTGTTGATGTAGCCGTTAAGGCAGCTACTGATGCAGCTCCTGAAGCAGTTACTTGGATTGACTTCGTTCTGGTTACCCCTGACAACGTTGCTGATTTCCAGTAA
- a CDS encoding sugar ABC transporter ATP-binding protein, producing MEMEKDILVMKDIVKTFPGVKALKGVQLNVKYGEIHALMGENGAGKSTLMKSLIGIHPPTSGQIYFEGNLIENYTTAEALKMGIAMIHQELSPVEHRSIMENIWLGREPKNKLGLIDHKKMYEMSKEVLKEIDFNEDPKTLMVNLTVAQMQMIEIAKALSYKAKLIIMDEPTSALTNKEIDQLFSIMRRLRESGKSIIYISHKLDEIYTITDKITVYRDGEFIGTGNTKDIDVSQLIKMMVGREVDEMFPKEICEIGDVKMEVKNLSYGKKFQDVSFNVRKGEILGIAGLVGAGRTEVIETIFGIRGKTSGQIIIDGTEVNIKTPRDAKENKMALLTEDRRQTGIFPMLTVLQNTIIAHLSKYVKKNGLLDHKQAIADTNEYVSAISIKTPSIYQKIENLSGGNQQKVLVARWLLTDPEILFLDEPTRGIDVGAKSEIHRLITRLAGQGKSIIMVSSELPEVMGMSDRIVIMHEGKVTGIVENNSELTQEEIMRYATGQQAERTA from the coding sequence ATGGAAATGGAAAAAGACATCCTGGTCATGAAAGACATTGTGAAGACCTTTCCTGGTGTAAAAGCACTAAAGGGAGTTCAGCTCAATGTCAAATACGGTGAAATTCATGCCTTGATGGGGGAAAACGGCGCAGGAAAATCCACCCTCATGAAAAGCTTGATCGGGATTCATCCACCTACATCCGGGCAGATATATTTTGAAGGAAACCTGATTGAGAATTACACCACGGCTGAAGCTCTGAAAATGGGTATTGCGATGATTCACCAGGAATTGAGCCCTGTAGAGCATCGTTCCATCATGGAAAATATCTGGCTGGGAAGAGAACCCAAAAACAAACTGGGTCTCATTGACCACAAAAAAATGTATGAAATGAGTAAAGAAGTTTTAAAAGAAATTGATTTTAACGAAGACCCGAAGACTCTAATGGTAAACTTGACAGTTGCACAGATGCAGATGATCGAAATCGCAAAAGCATTGTCTTATAAGGCAAAGCTTATAATTATGGACGAACCGACTTCTGCGTTAACCAATAAGGAAATCGATCAGCTGTTTTCAATCATGAGAAGGCTTAGAGAAAGTGGAAAATCGATAATTTATATTTCACATAAATTGGACGAAATTTATACAATTACAGATAAGATCACTGTCTATCGTGACGGGGAATTCATTGGTACCGGCAATACGAAGGACATTGACGTTTCTCAGTTGATCAAAATGATGGTTGGCCGTGAAGTTGATGAAATGTTTCCAAAAGAGATCTGTGAAATCGGTGACGTAAAAATGGAAGTTAAGAACCTTTCTTACGGCAAGAAATTTCAGGATGTATCTTTCAACGTACGAAAGGGAGAAATTCTGGGAATTGCAGGTCTGGTCGGCGCAGGAAGAACTGAGGTAATCGAAACGATCTTCGGGATTAGAGGAAAGACCAGCGGACAGATCATCATTGATGGAACAGAAGTGAACATCAAGACTCCAAGAGATGCCAAGGAAAACAAAATGGCACTTTTGACAGAAGACAGAAGACAGACGGGAATTTTCCCAATGCTGACCGTATTGCAAAATACGATCATCGCACACTTAAGCAAATATGTTAAAAAGAATGGACTATTAGATCATAAACAGGCGATTGCAGACACTAATGAATATGTCAGCGCCATCAGTATTAAAACACCGAGTATTTATCAGAAAATAGAAAATCTCAGCGGAGGAAACCAGCAGAAAGTGCTGGTGGCCAGATGGCTTTTAACCGATCCTGAGATCCTTTTCCTGGATGAGCCCACAAGGGGAATCGACGTCGGTGCCAAATCCGAAATCCACAGGCTGATTACCAGACTTGCAGGACAGGGAAAATCCATCATCATGGTTTCCTCCGAACTGCCTGAGGTAATGGGAATGAGCGACCGAATCGTAATCATGCATGAAGGTAAGGTTACCGGTATTGTAGAAAACAACAGTGAACTAACACAGGAAGAAATCATGAGATATGCTACGGGCCAGCAGGCCGAACGTACGGCATAA
- a CDS encoding ABC transporter permease has protein sequence MTSDSKKLMEKSGIANDHKATAKALLGKYGIILVLLFLIIVISIAQPKFLSPTNLFNVMTQSSIFGIMALGMTLVITSKGIDLSVGSVLAFSGVVAASLAQVSTATTHYYANLPQLPFIVPILAALAIGCLLGAINGGLIAFTGIPAFIATLGMMTIARGAALIYTGGKPVSQFVPGIMKIGGKVGDFPVPVIVYLIMIAITWVLLGYTSFGKNVYAIGGNIKAAEISGVNVKKNLVLIYGFAGLCSAVAALVFAGRVGSVHPGAATGYELTAIAATTIGGTSHYGGIGTIWGAVVGALVLGVLRNGLTLLGIDAYWQQIIEGCIIIVAVIFDMRKNAKKK, from the coding sequence ATGACGTCTGATTCAAAAAAGTTAATGGAGAAATCCGGGATCGCAAATGACCATAAAGCAACTGCCAAAGCTCTTTTGGGCAAATATGGAATTATTCTGGTTCTGCTTTTCCTGATCATAGTTATTTCAATTGCACAGCCAAAATTCTTATCACCAACGAATCTTTTCAACGTAATGACTCAAAGCTCGATCTTCGGTATCATGGCTCTGGGTATGACGTTAGTTATTACATCAAAGGGAATTGACCTTTCAGTAGGATCTGTTCTTGCCTTCTCCGGCGTTGTTGCCGCGAGCCTTGCGCAGGTCAGCACTGCTACCACACACTATTATGCAAATCTTCCCCAGCTGCCCTTTATCGTACCGATTCTTGCAGCGTTAGCCATCGGTTGCCTGCTGGGTGCGATCAACGGAGGATTGATTGCCTTTACTGGCATCCCGGCCTTTATCGCAACCCTTGGTATGATGACCATCGCAAGAGGTGCTGCGCTGATTTACACAGGCGGTAAGCCAGTCAGCCAGTTTGTACCTGGCATCATGAAAATCGGTGGTAAGGTAGGGGACTTCCCGGTACCTGTAATCGTGTATCTTATCATGATTGCTATTACTTGGGTTCTCTTGGGATACACCAGCTTTGGTAAAAACGTATACGCTATCGGCGGTAATATTAAAGCGGCCGAAATATCAGGTGTTAATGTCAAGAAGAATCTGGTTCTGATCTATGGATTCGCAGGTCTATGTTCTGCAGTAGCCGCTTTGGTTTTCGCAGGACGTGTAGGAAGCGTACATCCAGGTGCAGCTACTGGTTATGAGCTCACTGCAATCGCAGCGACCACAATCGGCGGAACAAGCCATTACGGCGGTATCGGAACCATCTGGGGAGCTGTTGTCGGTGCACTGGTACTCGGTGTACTGAGAAACGGACTCACCTTACTCGGAATTGACGCTTATTGGCAGCAGATTATCGAAGGCTGCATCATTATTGTCGCTGTAATATTTGATATGAGAAAGAATGCCAAAAAGAAGTAG
- a CDS encoding transaldolase: MTQKFPMTKYWNDSCSIKELTYAIERGAVGATTNPVIVKGVLEKELDSYRDYIAQLVKDNPTKSEDEIAWIVIEKMAIDGAKLLEPMFDPKTGTGRLSIQTNTKYFNNAEKLVEQAVYFNTLAPNMQVKAPTTAAGIKAFEEMTYQGVSINATVSFSATQAIAVGEAVERGLARREAEGLDNSEINPVCTIMVGRLDDWLREVADKKDICVDPCAFFYAGIACVKKAYKVYNERGYKTKMLSAAYRTPLQWLEFIGGDMLMTIPYKNQVPFNGSDFEIEARMDKEVDPYYIKELRKLPDFIKAYDEMSVEDFDTFGPVVKTLTQFAGGYDDLVKIIRAFMIKY; the protein is encoded by the coding sequence ATGACGCAAAAATTTCCGATGACGAAGTACTGGAATGATTCCTGTTCAATTAAGGAACTGACCTATGCCATCGAGAGGGGCGCTGTAGGCGCTACGACCAACCCGGTCATCGTAAAGGGCGTACTGGAAAAAGAACTGGACAGCTACCGTGATTACATCGCTCAGCTGGTCAAAGACAATCCGACCAAATCTGAGGATGAAATTGCTTGGATCGTGATCGAGAAAATGGCGATTGACGGTGCAAAGCTGCTTGAGCCTATGTTCGATCCTAAAACAGGAACCGGAAGACTTTCTATTCAGACTAATACAAAGTATTTCAACAATGCAGAAAAGCTTGTAGAGCAGGCAGTCTACTTCAACACCCTTGCTCCCAACATGCAGGTTAAGGCACCTACAACAGCAGCTGGTATCAAGGCATTTGAAGAAATGACTTACCAGGGTGTCAGCATCAATGCGACAGTATCCTTCTCCGCAACTCAGGCTATCGCAGTAGGCGAAGCCGTAGAAAGAGGACTTGCAAGAAGAGAGGCGGAAGGCCTTGACAACTCCGAGATCAATCCTGTTTGCACCATCATGGTTGGACGTCTTGACGACTGGCTGAGAGAAGTAGCGGATAAGAAAGATATCTGTGTTGATCCATGTGCATTCTTCTATGCTGGAATTGCTTGCGTAAAGAAAGCATACAAGGTATACAACGAAAGAGGCTACAAGACAAAGATGCTGTCCGCAGCATACAGAACACCGCTGCAGTGGCTGGAGTTCATCGGCGGCGACATGCTTATGACGATCCCCTACAAGAATCAGGTACCATTCAATGGCTCTGATTTTGAAATTGAAGCTCGCATGGATAAGGAAGTAGATCCTTACTACATCAAGGAGCTGAGAAAGCTTCCTGACTTCATCAAGGCTTATGATGAGATGAGCGTAGAAGACTTTGATACCTTCGGACCGGTTGTTAAGACACTGACTCAGTTCGCAGGCGGATATGACGATCTTGTTAAGATCATCAGAGCATTTATGATCAAATATTAA
- a CDS encoding 5-deoxy-glucuronate isomerase: MVTVYGDMKKGYNEICNMEDNHTDMLMDIGIQKMDAGETLTILESEKETAVLLLDGEITLNWEGNSADAVRRSLFDENPVVLHVAKGVEITVTAKDNVEILIQKTTNEKSFASKLYTQEDIGTGFFGDGVWENTARRAVRDVFNYSNAPYSNMVLGELINYPGRWSSYIPHGHDQPEVYYYRFDRPEGFGAAFLGDEAFKIMDNSAFFIPGGPTHPQVAAPGFAMYYTWMIRHLENNPWVSRDNDPRYNWLLEADAKIWPNK, from the coding sequence ATGGTAACAGTATACGGTGATATGAAAAAGGGTTACAATGAGATCTGCAATATGGAAGATAACCATACCGACATGCTGATGGATATCGGGATTCAGAAGATGGATGCGGGAGAAACCCTGACCATTTTGGAATCGGAAAAAGAAACTGCAGTTCTGCTGTTAGACGGAGAAATTACCCTGAATTGGGAAGGAAACAGTGCGGATGCAGTGAGACGTTCCCTCTTTGATGAAAACCCGGTTGTGCTCCATGTAGCAAAGGGCGTAGAAATCACGGTAACAGCAAAGGATAACGTAGAGATTTTAATACAGAAGACCACAAATGAAAAGAGTTTTGCTTCAAAGCTTTATACCCAAGAGGATATCGGGACCGGATTCTTTGGAGATGGGGTCTGGGAAAATACGGCTCGCAGAGCTGTAAGAGACGTCTTTAATTACAGCAATGCTCCCTATTCCAATATGGTCCTAGGTGAACTGATCAACTACCCTGGCAGATGGTCTAGCTATATTCCCCACGGCCATGATCAGCCTGAGGTCTATTACTATCGCTTTGACAGACCAGAAGGTTTTGGTGCAGCGTTCCTTGGAGACGAAGCCTTTAAAATTATGGATAACAGTGCGTTCTTTATTCCAGGAGGACCGACCCATCCGCAGGTTGCAGCGCCCGGCTTTGCTATGTACTATACCTGGATGATCCGTCACCTTGAGAACAATCCATGGGTATCCAGAGACAACGATCCTAGATACAATTGGCTTCTTGAAGCCGACGCGAAGATCTGGCCGAATAAATAG
- a CDS encoding HAD family hydrolase has product MLKYKLVVSDLDGTLLGNDGNVSAATKELIQSYQRQGGIFTVATGRMEDAVKPHLNLLNVAGPAILYNGAKIIDMDKNDIIFEAFLKYEVAKEALKLLQDYEWDVLLYQNGKIYIKEMTPGIEKHLKKEDVECEVVGDLHDFLQLAPTKILIIGDNGKFDFFSQDLQNRMGIKINFTQSEETYLEILPEGASKGAALKTLADALKISIEDVIAIGDHLNDLSMIQVAGLGIAMENAHPQLKDNAGFITVSNEAEGVKEVLLRVLNDLDFSYNIPDADAI; this is encoded by the coding sequence ATTTTGAAATATAAACTTGTTGTATCGGATTTAGACGGCACTCTTTTAGGCAATGACGGAAACGTGTCAGCGGCTACAAAAGAATTGATCCAATCATACCAGCGTCAAGGAGGTATCTTTACCGTTGCTACCGGAAGAATGGAGGATGCGGTGAAGCCGCATTTGAATCTTTTGAATGTCGCAGGGCCTGCAATTCTTTATAACGGCGCTAAAATAATAGACATGGATAAGAATGATATCATTTTCGAAGCATTCTTGAAATATGAAGTGGCGAAAGAAGCGTTAAAACTGCTCCAAGATTATGAGTGGGATGTTCTTTTATATCAGAACGGTAAGATTTACATAAAAGAAATGACTCCTGGAATTGAAAAGCACCTCAAAAAGGAAGACGTGGAATGCGAAGTAGTGGGGGATTTGCATGATTTCCTGCAGCTTGCTCCGACGAAAATTCTGATCATAGGCGACAATGGTAAATTCGATTTTTTTTCGCAAGATCTGCAAAATCGCATGGGAATAAAGATCAACTTTACCCAATCAGAAGAAACTTATCTTGAAATTCTTCCGGAAGGAGCTTCGAAGGGAGCTGCACTCAAGACGCTAGCGGATGCTCTTAAGATTTCGATAGAAGATGTCATTGCAATCGGAGATCATTTAAACGATCTGTCGATGATACAGGTTGCAGGACTGGGAATTGCAATGGAAAATGCCCATCCTCAGCTGAAGGACAACGCGGGTTTTATAACCGTTTCCAATGAAGCGGAAGGTGTGAAAGAGGTCTTGCTCAGAGTGCTGAATGATTTGGACTTTTCCTATAATATACCCGATGCTGATGCTATCTAA
- a CDS encoding methylated-DNA--[protein]-cysteine S-methyltransferase: MKKEDFYFRVYEVVGRIPKGRVTTYGAIARMLGEPQRSRMVGQAMHYASFYTEVPCHRVVNSQGRLVPHWDQQRTLLKMEGIHFKENGFIDLKVHFWEDAGV; the protein is encoded by the coding sequence ATGAAAAAGGAAGATTTTTATTTCAGGGTCTACGAAGTCGTTGGCAGAATTCCGAAAGGAAGGGTAACGACCTACGGTGCCATTGCGCGGATGCTGGGAGAACCACAGAGATCCAGAATGGTAGGGCAGGCAATGCATTACGCATCATTTTATACGGAAGTTCCCTGCCATCGCGTCGTAAACAGCCAGGGGCGATTGGTGCCCCACTGGGATCAGCAGCGAACCCTTCTGAAGATGGAGGGCATTCATTTCAAGGAAAATGGTTTCATAGATTTGAAGGTTCACTTCTGGGAAGATGCAGGAGTTTAA
- a CDS encoding metallophosphoesterase, whose amino-acid sequence MGAPLGSAANPSEDGGHSFQGKWFHRFEGSLLGRCRSLKSLSQEIEFCGKLFLLYSEQGGIFDLRILVFSDTHGKIDKAVEIYHQLQEIDLIIHLGDLWNDAKRLKELLPVSLLSVRGNMDGAFSREEYQIFETEYGKIYLSHGHMENVKQGLDHIMYKAESLGCRAVFFGHTHIPLFRQVEGLYLLNPGSLSLPVGGRKGSYAVVTITCDSLNASILYEEAPQTQKTESGFLKNLLNNSDRF is encoded by the coding sequence ATTGGTGCCCCACTGGGATCAGCAGCGAACCCTTCTGAAGATGGAGGGCATTCATTTCAAGGAAAATGGTTTCATAGATTTGAAGGTTCACTTCTGGGAAGATGCAGGAGTTTAAAAAGTTTATCGCAGGAAATCGAATTCTGTGGTAAACTTTTTCTGTTATATAGCGAGCAAGGAGGAATATTTGACTTGAGAATATTAGTATTCAGCGATACCCACGGAAAAATTGACAAAGCAGTGGAGATTTATCATCAGCTTCAGGAAATTGATTTGATCATTCATCTGGGTGATCTTTGGAACGATGCGAAACGGTTAAAAGAGCTGCTTCCCGTTTCTTTACTATCTGTAAGAGGCAACATGGACGGGGCTTTTTCGAGGGAAGAATATCAGATTTTTGAAACCGAATATGGAAAAATATATTTGTCCCACGGACATATGGAAAATGTAAAGCAAGGTCTGGATCATATCATGTATAAAGCAGAATCGCTAGGGTGCAGGGCGGTCTTTTTCGGTCATACGCATATCCCGTTATTCCGTCAGGTGGAAGGGCTTTATTTGCTGAATCCGGGAAGCTTGTCCCTGCCTGTGGGAGGCAGAAAAGGCTCGTATGCAGTTGTCACGATAACATGTGATTCTCTGAATGCGTCGATTCTGTATGAGGAGGCCCCTCAGACGCAAAAAACGGAATCTGGCTTCCTTAAAAACCTTCTGAATAATAGCGACCGATTCTAG
- a CDS encoding polysaccharide deacetylase, which produces MYFGSVRFFKHFIIAIIILLICGLTVSTICLAVMNGNYRDQIAEIQSGIVLAQANPKEEEEPQNSLSIEYQALYPDLYAKPEKATKSVAGTVYLTFDDGPSGRTLEILDILKKENIKATFFIIGKEGEKEPEIMRRIVAEGHTLGIHTYSHVYTSVYDSVESYLEDFNRTYELIYEATGLKTEIFRFPGGSINKYNALFYEEIIAEMTRRGFTYYDWNSSNGDAASNATAASVYNNTIRSSEKKDRIILLMHDSAAKYYTVAALPGIIEYYKSRGMQFEALTNDVSPIAFNYINYE; this is translated from the coding sequence ATGTATTTCGGAAGTGTACGCTTTTTTAAGCATTTTATTATTGCTATTATTATACTTCTTATTTGTGGGCTAACTGTTTCGACGATCTGCCTTGCGGTAATGAATGGTAATTATCGTGACCAGATTGCTGAAATACAGTCTGGGATTGTACTTGCGCAGGCAAATCCAAAGGAAGAAGAAGAGCCGCAAAACAGCCTTTCCATAGAGTATCAGGCCCTCTATCCGGATCTTTATGCAAAGCCCGAAAAGGCAACGAAATCAGTGGCAGGCACAGTGTATCTTACCTTTGATGACGGACCATCGGGAAGAACCTTGGAGATATTGGACATTCTAAAGAAAGAAAATATCAAGGCGACCTTCTTCATTATTGGGAAAGAGGGCGAAAAAGAACCCGAAATCATGCGCAGGATTGTAGCGGAGGGGCATACCCTTGGAATTCATACTTATTCCCATGTATACACAAGCGTCTATGATTCAGTGGAAAGTTATCTGGAGGATTTCAATCGCACTTATGAGCTGATCTATGAGGCAACCGGACTCAAGACAGAGATTTTTCGCTTTCCGGGCGGCAGCATTAACAAATACAATGCGCTTTTTTATGAAGAGATCATTGCTGAGATGACAAGGCGCGGATTTACTTACTATGACTGGAATTCATCCAACGGAGATGCAGCTTCCAATGCAACAGCAGCTTCCGTGTATAACAACACCATTCGTTCGTCAGAAAAAAAGGACCGGATTATTTTATTGATGCATGACAGTGCCGCAAAGTATTACACCGTTGCTGCATTGCCGGGAATCATCGAGTATTATAAGAGCAGAGGCATGCAATTTGAGGCATTGACAAATGACGTCAGTCCCATTGCATTTAATTATATCAATTACGAATAG